The Elaeis guineensis isolate ETL-2024a chromosome 5, EG11, whole genome shotgun sequence DNA segment tatctgcacaaaaaaaaatcataacctaattagtaattaattcattaaacctaaagatttggactttaatcaaaaagtttcttccactattttattcgaatttgtagcctctacctctaattcgaaaaattatcctAANNNNNNNNNNNNNNNNNNNNNNNNNNNNNNNNNNNNNNNNNNNNNNNNNNNNNNNNNNNNNNNNNNNNNNNNNNNNNNNNNNNNNNNNNNNNNNNNNNNNTgctttaaatctctatacatctttgtactaccgGGATGAAAAGAGAAACGAGATTTATggacttcttccaaaattttcttctttagttcaggatctcctggtatacataatctgtttTCAAAATATAGAGTTTCATCTGTATATAGCCTAAGCTCAGTTCgtaaccctttctccatgtccttcttaaACTGACACAAACGAATATCATTCTGTTGGGCCGcttttatctgttcgatcaatACTAGTTGTACCATTAAATTAGTTAATACATTATTAACATCGgtacaagtcacttcaatttgcaaattttcaagatccctcagaatttattgctgaaaggatagcagagtcatcacatttactgaagacttcctactaagtgcatctgccaccacattgactttttcaggatgatatttaatatttagatcataattttttaatagttcaagccaccttctttgcctcatattcagctctttttgagtaaataagtattttaaGCTTTTATGATCAGCAAAAATTTCACAagattctccatataaataatgtCGTCAAATctttaaaacaaaaataatagttgCTAACTCCAAACCATGTAtcggataattctgctcatagaTTTTTAGTTATCGAGAAAcataagctatgaccttatcgttctgcatcaatacacaacctaatcccttcttggaagcatcactataaatgacaaatcctccattactagatggtaaagtaagaactggggtagatatcaatcgttgcttcagatcttgaaaactctgctcacattcactgctccattcaaattttattcgtttCTGAGTTAAGCGGGTTAGAGGAATTACAATTTGAGAAAATTCTttgacgaatcttctataataaccagccaagcctaaAAAGCTTCTAACTTCTGTCACATTAGTCAAACGAGGCCAATTCACCacagcttctatcttctttggatcgactgagattccttccttagatattacatgATCAAGGAAGACAACACTATCTAATCAGAACTCACACTTGCtaagcttggcgaagagcttctcttcTCTCAAGATCTAAAATACAATCCTCAAATGTCTCtcatgttcctctatatttttagaataaactaggatatcatcaataaaaacaacaacgaattgatccagatacggcttgaaaatcctgttcatcatatccataaaagcagccggtgcattggttaatccaaaaggcattactaaaaattcataatggccatatctggttctaaatgcagtcttaggcacatcttcatctctaatttttagttgataatagcctgatcgtaagtcaattttggagaaaacttgtgcactctgaagttgatcaaataagtcatctattcgaggaagaggatatttattctttatggttaccttgttcaactcccaatagtcaatgcataaatgcatgctcccatctttctttttcataaataatacagaagctccccagggtgatgtacttggtcggacaaactttttattcaaaagttcttgcagttgatcctttaattcttgTAATTCTATGGGAACCATCCGATAAGGAGGTTTTGATATAGATCCGATCCCTGgtgtgatatcaattttaaattcaacctcacgATCTGGAGGCAGTTCGGGTAGTTCatctaaaaaaatatcagaaaatttcTTGACAATGGGGATATCGTccaactttatcttttccttctcgacgtccactacatgggccaaaaatactttgcatcctttcctcaaagcttttcttgtgttcatgattgagataatactcAAAGATTGTTTGGGTTCCATATTATGAACTTCACCTTGAAAGAAGAATTGTGGTTCATCCAAAATTTGAAACACCactctttttctaaaacaatcaatatgagcatggtacgaagataaccagttcatcccaagaataatatcaaaatcatgcatatttaACTGAATCAAATCTactgctaattctttttcttctatttgaatTATGCAATTCCtaaaaataatgttagcaacaacaatatttttaaaatgtgtgctaacatataatggttcatttagttttccaggcacacaattcaaagaagtaACAAACTTGAGAAATATAAAAGAGTGAGAAGAGCCGGAGTCGAATAGCACACGAGCATGAATAGAATTGACTAGGATagtacctgtcaccacttgatcacTTGCGTTGGCCTCCTGTTGGTTTAAAGCAAACACTCGTGCATTCTCTTTCTGTTTTTGATCGACTGGTTTGTTAGGTCTAgagtcatcttttttcttatttgggcaatcacgagccatatATCCTTTCTCgccacataagaagcatgctcctatCCTCTTGAGACAAGATCCATTATGATTTTTTTCACAATAGGAGCAGAATatagattctttcttcttatcagagttattatttttaaaatttttttgctgaTCCTTTAGATTTTCTGCTGATCTTGCTCTCTTCCtatctcctctttctagatctgtttttttcaattcagactccactttcaaagctcgctccagtacgtccttgtagttatttaaaatatgaaaaaacaGACGGGACCGAATTTCATATTTTAGACCTTGTTcgaatctgttagctttactcctttcgaactccataagctgggggcagaagcggcctagctcattaaatttgttagcatattctaacattgtca contains these protein-coding regions:
- the LOC140858026 gene encoding uncharacterized protein codes for the protein MTMLEYANKFNELGRFCPQLMEFERSKANRFEQGLKYEIRSRLFFHILNNYKDVLERALKVESELKKTDLERGDRKRARSAENLKDQQKNFKNNNSDKKKESIFCSYCEKNHNGSCLKRIGACFLCGEKGYMARDCPNKKKDDSRPNKPVDQKQKENARVFALNQQEANASDQVVTGTILVNSIHAHTVVGSCIMAAAVVRGHILI